Proteins from a genomic interval of Hippocampus zosterae strain Florida chromosome 14, ASM2543408v3, whole genome shotgun sequence:
- the lgals3b gene encoding galectin-3b isoform X4, translating into MNLSDALDDGAPSGAGTQSAGSLAWPQQPNRPGAPANPTWGGGPGGQWPGGQPAAGGAGGGAGQWPGGAGGWPGQQPAGGGAGGWPGQQPGQQPAGGWPGGQPPATGGGQWPSPSKGSGDWPAPSPGTAANTSLTVPYSQKIPNGLRSGSVIHIKGSIKPKADKVTVDLSTGSDLAFHFNPRFNESGRKVIVRNSKIGGRWGSEERNLSRFPFTPGQPFELKIECTSSAFVVSVQGSHLLDFKHRGGNPGQIRSLDIYNDLSLSHVSIQ; encoded by the exons ATGAAT CTCAGCGACGCTCTTGACGACGGCGCCCCCTCTGGGGCCGGCACCCAATCGGCAGGAAGCCTGGCTTGGCCGCAACAGCCCAACCGGCCCG GTGCGCCCGCCAACCCCACCTGGGGCGGAGGTCCCGGAGGTCAGTGGCCTGGAGGGCAGCCCGCTGCCGGAGGTGCCGGTGGGGGTGCGGGCCAGTGGCCCGGAGGGGCAG GTGGGTGGCCCGGACAGCAGCCCGCTGGCGGCGGTGCAGGCGGGTGGCCCGGACAGCAGCCCGGACAGCAGCCCGCAGGCGGGTGGCCCGGAGGACAGCCCCCGGCCACAGGCGGAGGTCAGTGGCCGTCCCCGTCAAAAGGTAGCGGGGACTGGCCCGCTCCATCTCCCGGAACGGCGGCCAACACTTCTCTG ACGGTCCCGTACAGCCAAAAGATCCCCAACGGCCTGAGAAGCGGAAGCGTCATTCACATCAAAGGAAGCATCAAACCCAAAGCTGACAA GGTGACGGTGGACCTTTCCACCGGCAGCGATCTGGCGTTCCACTTCAACCCTCGCTTCAACGAGAGCGGCAGGAAGGTGATCGTGAGGAACAGCAAAATCGGCGGCAGGTGGGGCAGCGAGGAGAGGAACCTGTCGCGCTTCCCCTTTACGCCCGGCCAGCCCTTCGAG TTGAAGATCGAGTGCACGTCGAGCGCCTTTGTGGTGTCCGTTCAAGGCTCTCACCTGTTGGACTTCAAGCACCGCGGTGGAAACCCCGGTCAGATCCGAAGTCTGGACATCTACAACGACCTGTCCCTTTCGCACGTCAGCATAcagtga
- the lgals3b gene encoding galectin-3b isoform X1, producing the protein MMCCIYGHPAKVFVCRVDFLSLSFTCQLSDALDDGAPSGAGTQSAGSLAWPQQPNRPGAPANPTWGGGPGGQWPGGQPAAGGAGGGAGQWPGGAGGWPGQQPAGGGAGGWPGQQPGQQPAGGWPGGQPPATGGGQWPSPSKGSGDWPAPSPGTAANTSLTVPYSQKIPNGLRSGSVIHIKGSIKPKADKVTVDLSTGSDLAFHFNPRFNESGRKVIVRNSKIGGRWGSEERNLSRFPFTPGQPFELKIECTSSAFVVSVQGSHLLDFKHRGGNPGQIRSLDIYNDLSLSHVSIQ; encoded by the exons ATGATGTGCTGCATTTACGGACACCCGGCGAAGGTATTTGTGTGTCGTGTTGACTTTTTGTCGTTGTCGTTTACCTGTCAGCTCAGCGACGCTCTTGACGACGGCGCCCCCTCTGGGGCCGGCACCCAATCGGCAGGAAGCCTGGCTTGGCCGCAACAGCCCAACCGGCCCG GTGCGCCCGCCAACCCCACCTGGGGCGGAGGTCCCGGAGGTCAGTGGCCTGGAGGGCAGCCCGCTGCCGGAGGTGCCGGTGGGGGTGCGGGCCAGTGGCCCGGAGGGGCAG GTGGGTGGCCCGGACAGCAGCCCGCTGGCGGCGGTGCAGGCGGGTGGCCCGGACAGCAGCCCGGACAGCAGCCCGCAGGCGGGTGGCCCGGAGGACAGCCCCCGGCCACAGGCGGAGGTCAGTGGCCGTCCCCGTCAAAAGGTAGCGGGGACTGGCCCGCTCCATCTCCCGGAACGGCGGCCAACACTTCTCTG ACGGTCCCGTACAGCCAAAAGATCCCCAACGGCCTGAGAAGCGGAAGCGTCATTCACATCAAAGGAAGCATCAAACCCAAAGCTGACAA GGTGACGGTGGACCTTTCCACCGGCAGCGATCTGGCGTTCCACTTCAACCCTCGCTTCAACGAGAGCGGCAGGAAGGTGATCGTGAGGAACAGCAAAATCGGCGGCAGGTGGGGCAGCGAGGAGAGGAACCTGTCGCGCTTCCCCTTTACGCCCGGCCAGCCCTTCGAG TTGAAGATCGAGTGCACGTCGAGCGCCTTTGTGGTGTCCGTTCAAGGCTCTCACCTGTTGGACTTCAAGCACCGCGGTGGAAACCCCGGTCAGATCCGAAGTCTGGACATCTACAACGACCTGTCCCTTTCGCACGTCAGCATAcagtga
- the lgals3b gene encoding galectin-3b isoform X2: MMCCIYGHPAKVFVCRVDFLSLSFTCQLSDALDDGAPSGAGTQSAGSLAWPQQPNRPGAPANPTWGGGPGGQWPGGQPAAGGAGGGAGQWPGGQPPATGGGQWPSPSKGSGDWPAPSPGTAANTSLTVPYSQKIPNGLRSGSVIHIKGSIKPKADKVTVDLSTGSDLAFHFNPRFNESGRKVIVRNSKIGGRWGSEERNLSRFPFTPGQPFELKIECTSSAFVVSVQGSHLLDFKHRGGNPGQIRSLDIYNDLSLSHVSIQ; encoded by the exons ATGATGTGCTGCATTTACGGACACCCGGCGAAGGTATTTGTGTGTCGTGTTGACTTTTTGTCGTTGTCGTTTACCTGTCAGCTCAGCGACGCTCTTGACGACGGCGCCCCCTCTGGGGCCGGCACCCAATCGGCAGGAAGCCTGGCTTGGCCGCAACAGCCCAACCGGCCCG GTGCGCCCGCCAACCCCACCTGGGGCGGAGGTCCCGGAGGTCAGTGGCCTGGAGGGCAGCCCGCTGCCGGAGGTGCCGGTGGGGGTGCGGGCCAGTGGCCCGGAGGG CAGCCCCCGGCCACAGGCGGAGGTCAGTGGCCGTCCCCGTCAAAAGGTAGCGGGGACTGGCCCGCTCCATCTCCCGGAACGGCGGCCAACACTTCTCTG ACGGTCCCGTACAGCCAAAAGATCCCCAACGGCCTGAGAAGCGGAAGCGTCATTCACATCAAAGGAAGCATCAAACCCAAAGCTGACAA GGTGACGGTGGACCTTTCCACCGGCAGCGATCTGGCGTTCCACTTCAACCCTCGCTTCAACGAGAGCGGCAGGAAGGTGATCGTGAGGAACAGCAAAATCGGCGGCAGGTGGGGCAGCGAGGAGAGGAACCTGTCGCGCTTCCCCTTTACGCCCGGCCAGCCCTTCGAG TTGAAGATCGAGTGCACGTCGAGCGCCTTTGTGGTGTCCGTTCAAGGCTCTCACCTGTTGGACTTCAAGCACCGCGGTGGAAACCCCGGTCAGATCCGAAGTCTGGACATCTACAACGACCTGTCCCTTTCGCACGTCAGCATAcagtga
- the lgals3b gene encoding galectin-3b isoform X3, with product MMCCIYGHPAKVFVCRVDFLSLSFTCQLSDALDDGAPSGAGTQSAGSLAWPQQPNRPGAPANPTWGGGPGGQWPGGQPAAGGAGGWPGGQPPATGGGQWPSPSKGSGDWPAPSPGTAANTSLTVPYSQKIPNGLRSGSVIHIKGSIKPKADKVTVDLSTGSDLAFHFNPRFNESGRKVIVRNSKIGGRWGSEERNLSRFPFTPGQPFELKIECTSSAFVVSVQGSHLLDFKHRGGNPGQIRSLDIYNDLSLSHVSIQ from the exons ATGATGTGCTGCATTTACGGACACCCGGCGAAGGTATTTGTGTGTCGTGTTGACTTTTTGTCGTTGTCGTTTACCTGTCAGCTCAGCGACGCTCTTGACGACGGCGCCCCCTCTGGGGCCGGCACCCAATCGGCAGGAAGCCTGGCTTGGCCGCAACAGCCCAACCGGCCCG GTGCGCCCGCCAACCCCACCTGGGGCGGAGGTCCCGGAGGTCAGTGGCCTGGAGGGCAGCCCGCTGCCGGAGGTGCCG GCGGGTGGCCCGGAGGACAGCCCCCGGCCACAGGCGGAGGTCAGTGGCCGTCCCCGTCAAAAGGTAGCGGGGACTGGCCCGCTCCATCTCCCGGAACGGCGGCCAACACTTCTCTG ACGGTCCCGTACAGCCAAAAGATCCCCAACGGCCTGAGAAGCGGAAGCGTCATTCACATCAAAGGAAGCATCAAACCCAAAGCTGACAA GGTGACGGTGGACCTTTCCACCGGCAGCGATCTGGCGTTCCACTTCAACCCTCGCTTCAACGAGAGCGGCAGGAAGGTGATCGTGAGGAACAGCAAAATCGGCGGCAGGTGGGGCAGCGAGGAGAGGAACCTGTCGCGCTTCCCCTTTACGCCCGGCCAGCCCTTCGAG TTGAAGATCGAGTGCACGTCGAGCGCCTTTGTGGTGTCCGTTCAAGGCTCTCACCTGTTGGACTTCAAGCACCGCGGTGGAAACCCCGGTCAGATCCGAAGTCTGGACATCTACAACGACCTGTCCCTTTCGCACGTCAGCATAcagtga
- the fbxo34 gene encoding F-box only protein 34: protein MHVKPLRSELRVDVSGRGTPPGAVNGGGRRPLGAIAGNALRGRACPPPPLSLCPAKDDPAAFLDMCAVIKPGHVREKIALFAPDSASVRAPSTRAGKVKSSRRENGDAKRRRRSAGHKNLRRDAGASDRSWAEGAEPKVSVGAMVAFLERRRRSGGRHAGLPPLPEDPESVRVSDVVAKLECLQRRDGGGAFTTPRRWVGRLLLTAGPAASPPADARRDDPTQRSRSPPAGGAATPETPPSLGETEPPPGLLFLSAPSPPPPGVRWYESQAEAAAPDDFAQTRRRLGELLEPPATLATLPQDVLAGVFALLPTRSLAALKCACRYFKSLIESYGVRPADSLWVSDPRYRDDPCKKCKRRYGRGDASPCRWHHKPYCQALPFGPGFWLCCRRLRRDAPGCNVGLHDNRWVPAYVAGCRGSADD from the coding sequence ATGCACGTCAAGCCGCTGCGCTCCGAGCTGCGCGTGGATGTGTCGGGGAGGGGCACGCCGCCCGGGGCCGTCAACGGCGGCGGGCGCCGCCCCCTCGGCGCCATCGCCGGCAACGCGCTGAGGGGGCGGGcctgcccgccgccgccgctctcgCTTTGTCCGGCCAAAGACGATCCCGCCGCCTTCCTTGACATGTGCGCCGTCATCAAGCCGGGCCACGTCCGCGAGAAGATCGCCCTCTTCGCTCCGGACTCCGCCTCCGTCCGCGCCCCCTCGACCCGGGCCGGGAAGGTGAAGAGCAGCCGGCGGGAAAATGGCGACGCCAAGCGACGGCGGAGGTCCGCGGGCCACAAAAACCTCCGGCGCGACGCCGGCGCCTCGGACCGGAGTTGGGCGGAGGGGGCGGAGCCCAAGGTGTCGGTGGGCGCCATGGTGGCGTTCCTGGAGCGGCGGCGCCGCAGCGGCGGGCGCCACGCCGGGCTGCCCCCCCtgccggaggacccggagagcGTGCGCGTGTCGGACGTGGTGGCCAAGCTGGAGTGTTTGCAGCGTCGCGACGGAGGGGGCGCCTTCACGACACCGAGGAGGTGGGTGGGCCGCCTCCTGCTGACCGCCGGTCCCGCTGCGTCCCCTCCGGCCGACGCTCGCCGCGACGACCCGACCCAACGCTCCCGGTCGCCCCCTGCGGGCGGCGCCGCGACTCCGGAGACGCCGCCCTCGCTCGGGGAGACCGAGCCCCCTCCCGGGTTGCTGTTTCTCTCcgcgccctcgccgccgccccctGGCGTCCGCTGGTACGAGTCgcaggcggaggcggcggcgcccgATGACTTTGCGCAGACGAGGCGGCGGCTGGGCGAGCTGCTGGAGCCGCCGGCCACTTTGGCGACGCTGCCGCAGGACGTGCTGGCGGGCGTCTTTGCGCTGTTGCCCACCCGCAGCCTGGCGGCCCTCAAGTGCGCCTGCCGCTACTTCAAGTCGCTCATCGAGAGCTACGGCGTGCGGCCCGCCGACTCCCTGTGGGTGTCGGACCCCCGCTACCGCGACGACCCCTGCAAGAAGTGCAAGCGGCGCTACGGGCGCGGCGACGCCTCGCCGTGCCGCTGGCACCACAAGCCGTACTGCCAGGCGCTGCCGTTCGGGCCCGGCTTCTGGCTGTGCTGCCGCCGCCTGCGCCGGGACGCCCCCGGCTGCAACGTGGGGCTCCACGACAACCGCTGGGTGCCCGCCTACGTCGCCGGCTGCCGCGGGAGCGCCGACGACTGA
- the jmjd7 gene encoding bifunctional peptidase and (3S)-lysyl hydroxylase JMJD7, which yields MDAVKERLIHFAEEAHDLYLSRSVPYVDGPPEPLDFYRQWIAPNKPCIIRNALDHWPALSRWTPAYLREKVGSKVISVALTPDGYADAVKGDRFVTPEERRMSFSSVLDVIQGKVKQRGVLYVQKQCSNLVEELPELTADVDAHVAWMSAALGRLPDAVNFWLGEANAVTSLHKDPYENLYCVISGQKDFILLPPTDRPFIPYGLYQPAVYRQKDDGDFEMVDRSEGEKVPWIPVDPLAPDLERYPAYGRARPLRCSVKAGEMLYLPSLWFHHVRQSHGCVAVNFWYDMDFDIKYNYFTLLDDISAVTSRH from the exons ATGGACGCCGTGAAGGAGCGACTTATTCATTTCGCAGAAGAGGCTCACG ATTTGTATCTGAGCCGATCGGTGCCTTACGTGGACGGTCCACCCGAGCCGCTGGACTTCTACCGCCAGTGGATCGCTCCCAACAAGCCGTGCATCATACGTAACGCCTTGGACCATTGGCCGGCTCTGTCCAGGTGGACGCCCGCGTACCTCAG GGAGAAGGTGGGCTCCAAGGTCATCAGCGTGGCGCTCACCCCCGACGGCTACGCCGACGCCGTCAAAGGCGATCGATTTGTGACGCCCGAGGAGCGGCGCATGAGCTTTTCCTCCGTGCTCGACGTCATCCAAGGAAAG GTGAAGCAGCGCGGCGTGTTGTACGTTCAGAAGCAGTGTTCCAACTTAGTGGAGGAGCTCCCCGAGCTGACGGCCGACGTGGACGCGCACGTTGCCTGGATGAGCGCGGCACTGG ggaggttgcccGACGCCGTCAACTTCTGGCTCGGCGAGGCCAACGCCGTCACGTCTC TCCACAAAGATCCTTACGAGAATCTTTACTGCGTCATCTCTGGACAGAAGGACTTCATCCTGCTGCCACCCACCGACAGACCCTTCATTCCTTATG GCCTCTACCAGCCCGCGGTCTACCGCCAGAAGGACGACGGCGACTTTGAGATGGTGGACCGGAGCGAGGGCGAGAAG GTGCCGTGGATCCCCGTGGACCCGCTGGCCCCGGACCTGGAGCGCTACCCCGCGTACGGCCGGGCGAGGCCGCTGCGCTGCAGCGTGAAGGCGGGAGAGATGCTCTACCTGCCGTCCTTGTGGTTCCACCACGTCAGGCAGTCGCACGGCTGCGTTGcag tgaaCTTCTGGTACGACATGGACTTTGACATCAAGTACAACTACTTCACGCTCCTGGACGACATTTCAGCCGTCACCTCCCGACACTGA
- the lrrc57 gene encoding leucine-rich repeat-containing protein 57 yields MGNSALKSHLETSQKTGVFQLTGKGLPEFPEELQRLKANLRTVDLSDNKLESLPPSIGIYAQLRSLTLNANRLGGLPDEIGKLKKLETLSLSSNRIQHLPPTMDQLKALRTLILAGNRISEFPSGLGGLRHLDLLDLSRNQIRSVPPAVSELQVIEINLNQNQISLLSADVSRCPRLKVLRVEENCLDLAAIPLSVLNESQVSLFSVEGNLFEVKSLRDLEGYDKYMERFTATKKKFS; encoded by the exons ATGGGGAACAGCGCTCTCAAGTCCCACCTGGAGACTTCCCAGAAGACGGGAGTATTCCAGCTCACTGGAAAAGGACTTCCGGAG TTTCCCGAGGAACTGCAGCGGCTTAAGGCAAACCTCCGAACCGTGGACTTGTCTGACAACAAGTTGGAGTCGCTTCCTCCTTCCATTGGGATCTATGCGCAGCTCCGGAGTTTGACCCTCAACGCCAACAGGCTGG GCGGACTCCCCGACGAGATCGGGAAGCTGAAGAAACTGGAGACTCTTAGTCTGAGTTCCAACCGGATCCAGCATCTCCCGCCCACCATGGACCAGCTCAAGGCCCTGCGGACCCTCATCCTGGCCGGGAACCGCATCTCGGAGTTCCCTAGCGGACTCGGAGGCCTGAGACACCTGGATCTGCTGGACTTGTCCCGCAACCAGATTCGGAGCGTGCCGCCGGCGGTGTCAGAGTTACAAGTCATTGAGATCAACCTCAACCAGAACCAG ATCTCGCTGCTGTCGGCGGACGTGTCTCGGTGCCCTCGCCTCAAAGTTCTGCGCGTGGAGGAGAACTGCTTGGACCTGGCCGCCATCCCGCTGTCGGTTCTGAACGAGTCGCAGGTGTCTCTCTTCTCGGTGGAAGGAAACCTCTTTGAGGTCAAGAGTCTCCGGGACCTGGAGGGCTACGACAAG TACATGGAGCGTTTCACCGCCACCAAGAAGAAGTTTTCCTGA
- the tyro3 gene encoding tyrosine-protein kinase receptor TYRO3 produces MLGLVLRFALVAVLTCCAIGGVTFSRHPSNQTVSQGNAIRLGCAAEGVEEPEVVWMKDGARLLGSDQMFIALGENHWETYHSVKSVQQQDAGQYWCEVDFHGRTFSSQRAWITVEGVPHFVQEPQDVSTLPGKPFNLTCGAVGPPEPVEVLWWVGGVQEGGASPSPSVLWLRGVNETVKVYCEARNARGISVSRTGSVFIKALPAAPAGLKVDWMADGDASLSWQPGFTGHSDLSACVVQLQRLSPGRWILPEFSVSVPPHRHVLAGLTRHSNYSARVSCVNEVGASPFSPWLRFVTPESVPAAAPRNLTFDLSEHQLSLAWAELREEELQGELLAYKVRWILGGERQEPLLFKVPRARLSSGGRFFNSSVQVSACTAVGCGPWSAPVVVLPAAGAVAAPAGAPTERSHIWVGVLFALLALTVLALLFSTLARRGGKETHFGWAFSPDGTDATVSFTAARSFNRSAGDQLVSTLDSLGISEELNNKLKDVLIPERLLLLGHMLGKGEFGSVREAFLKTDGRPARKVAVKVLKSDVASSDDVEQCLKEAARMKDFRHPNVIQLIGVSLHRRHARRLPVPMVVLPFMKHGDLHTFLLLSRLGDQPFDLSTRVLVQFMLDVARGMEYLSNRNIIHRDLAARNCMLDENMVVCVADFGLSKKIYSGDYYRQGSVSKLPVKWIALESLADNVYTTQSDVWAFGVTMWEVMTRGQTPYPGVENSEIYEYLIRGERLKKPAECRQDIYDVMHSCWSPVPKCRPAFQHLAVLLEELRLSFSPAAPRKESLHYVNLEGEGPEDGGASGAPGPQEGDGSSAPWRRGAEDEEERDWLMVASGAALAIGGGGDYRYIADPCGDTRVGREPEEDDDAVVHV; encoded by the exons atgctcGGGCTGGTGCTGAGGTTCGCGCTGGTCGCCGTGCTAACCTGCTGCGCTATCG GCGGCGTGACGTTCAGCCGGCACCCGAGCAACCAGACGGTCTCTCAGGGTAACGCCATCCGGCTGGGCTGCGCCGCGGAGGGCGTGGAAGAGCCCGAGGTGGTTTGGATGAAGGACGGCGCTCGGCTCCTCGGCAGCGACCAGATGTTCATCGCCCTCGGGGAGAACCACTGGGAAACCTACCACAG CGTGAAGTCGGTCCAGCAGCAGGATGCGGGCCAGTACTGGTGCGAGGTCGACTTCCACGGACGGACATTCTCATCCCAACGGGCCTGGATCACGGTCGAAG gcgTCCCCCACTTTGTTCAGGAGCCTCAAGACGTGTCCACGCTTCCCGGCAAGCCCTTCAACCTGACCTGCGGTGCCGTCGGACCGCCCGAGCCCGTGGAGGTtctgtggtgggtggggggcgtcCAGGAGGGAGGCgcctctccctccccctccgTCCTTTGGCTGCGCG GTGTCAACGAGACGGTGAAGGTCTACTGCGAGGCCCGCAACGCCCGCGGGATCTCCGTGTCCAGAACGGGAAGCGTCTTCATCAAAG CGCTGCCGGCGGCTCCGGCTGGACTGAAGGTTGACTGGATGGCGGATGGCGATGCCTCGTTGTCGTGGCAACCGGGCTTCACGGGTCACTCCGACTTGTCCGCCTGCGTTGTCCAG CTCCAGCGGTTGTCTCCCGGTCGTTGGATCCTGCCCGAGTTCTCGGTGTCGGTCCCTCCTCACCGTCACGTCCTCGCCGGTCTGACCCGCCACTCAAACTACAGCGCGCGGGTGTCCTGTGTCAATGAGGTGGGGGCGTCGCCCTTCTCCCCCTGGTTGCGCTTCGTGACGCCCGAGTCAG TACCCGCCGCGGCCCCTCGGAATCTGACCTTTGACTTGTCGGAACATCAGCTGAGCCTCGCGTGGGCGGAGCTTCGGGAGGAGGAGCTTCAGGGGGAGCTGCTGGCCTACAAGGTGCGATGGATTCTGGGAGGGGAGCGACAG GAGCCTCTGCTGTTCAAGGTGCCGCGGGCCCGCCTTTCGAGCGGCGGTCGCTTCTTCAACTCTTCCGTGCAAGTCTCGGCCTGCACGGCGGTGGGATGCGGACCCTGGAGCGCCCCCGTTGTGGTCCTGCCTGCTGCGG GCGCCGTGGCGGCACCCGCGGGTGCCCCCACAGAACGCAGCCACATTTGGGTGGGGGTCCTCTTCGCCCTCCTGGCACTGACCGTCTTGGCGCTGCTCTTTTCCACCTTGGCTCGGAGAGGCGGGAAGGAAACGCACTTTGG TTGGGCTTTCTCACCCGACGGCACTGACGCTACGGTTTCCTTCACGGCCGCTCGATCCTTCAACCGAAGCGCCGGGGACCAGCTGGTTTCGACAC tggacaGTCTGGGTATCAGCGAGGAGCTCAACAACAAACTGAAGGACGTTCTGATCCCCGAGAGGCTGCTGCTACTCGGACACATGCTGGGCAAAG GCGAGTTTGGCTCGGTGCGCGAGGCCTTCCTGAAGACGGACGGCCGCCCGGCCCGGAAGGTGGCGGTCAAGGTCCTGAAAT CTGACGTGGCCTCGTCGGACGACGTCGAGCAGTGCCTGAAGGAGGCGGCCCGCATGAAGGACTTCCGCCACCCCAACGTCATCCAGCTTATCG GGGTGAGTCTGCACCGGCGTCACGCCCGGCGTTTGCCCGTCCCCATGGTGGTCTTGCCCTTCATGAAGCACGGAGACCTGCACACGTTCCTGCTCCTGTCCAGACTGGGAGACCAACCCTTC GACTTGTCCACGCGCGTGCTGGTCCAGTTCATGTTGGACGTGGCGCGGGGGATGGAATACCTGAGCAATCGCAATATCATCCACAGGGACCTGGCGGCCCGCAACTGCAT GCTGGACGAGAACATGGTGGTGTGCGTGGCGGACTTTGGTCTCTCCAAGAAGATCTACTCGGGGGATTATTACCGGCAAGGATCCGTCTCCAAGCTTCCCGTCAAGTGGATCGCTTTGGAAAGCTTGGCCGATAACGTCTACACCACGCAGAGCGACGTg tgggCCTTTGGCGTCACCATGTGGGAAGTGATGACCCGCGGCCAGACGCCGTATCCCGGCGTGGAGAACTCGGAGATCTACGAGTACCTGATCCGAGGAGAACGTCTGAAGAAACCGGCCGAGTGCAGACAAGACAT CTACGACGTGATGCACAGCTGCTGGAGTCCGGTGCCCAAATGTCGGCCGGCTTTCCAGCACTTGGCGGTCCTGCTGGAGGAGCTGCGGCTTAGCTTTTCGCCCGCCGCCCCGCGCAAGGAGTCCTTGCACTACGTCAACCTGGAGGGGGAAGGCCCGGAGGACGGGGGGGCAAGCGGGGCACCCGGCCCGCAAGAGGGCGACGGCTCGAGCGCCCCCTGGAGGCGGGGCgccgaggacgaggaggagcggGACTGGCTGATGGTGGCGTCCGGCGCCGCGCTGGCTATCGGGGGCGGTGGAGACTACAGGTACATCGCGGACCCCTGCGGAGACACCCGAGTGGGTCGGGAGCCGGAAGAGGACGACGACGCGGTCGTTCACGTGTGA